A window of the Anoplopoma fimbria isolate UVic2021 breed Golden Eagle Sablefish chromosome 17, Afim_UVic_2022, whole genome shotgun sequence genome harbors these coding sequences:
- the LOC129105265 gene encoding R3H domain-containing protein 2 isoform X5, whose translation MSVSLTTDIQQEGESGPLIEPCSRGKASPQPQCTKEGTGEGLEPEDSSPQDTQKRAPNHSHGRKRAKSNAKLKLVRSLAVCEESSGPFSNDGPPESEIIQLHISCPSDKEEEKSSKDEYENEEKEKKDKAPRKMLSRDSSQEYTDSTGIDVHEFLVNTLKNNPRDRMMLLKLEQDILEFINDDNNQYKKFPQMTSYHRMLLHRVAAYFGMDHNVDQTGKAVIINKTGNTRIPEQRFSEHIKDERNMDFQKKFILKRDDASMDKDDNQIRVPLQDGRRSKSIEEREEEYQRVRDRIFAREVSFFLQSSQNGYINDNRGNRESSSRASSSRQSSTDSDMKCLEPRPWSSTDSDSSNRTLRPPVTKASSFSGISILTRGDSLGSNKGSQGSCKGSRSGLPLVSPDVCPPPAASQSSRSLLPCPSQQPQPQVPPQTALLPTPQQHPMGNHMIAQGEELAPQFTQMTLSRQGSSENPEPPPMYQAPPTVLSQHPPPQTSYIMATTGQPMPPPSGYQPATGHPHPPPPPPPPSQPVMQAPPPPQGYMQPPPPQQIQVSYYPPGQYPSSGQQYRVTQPMSHQVSYPAQRTQPMPQPTQQSGLQTMMPSQQPSYQGMMGVQQPQNTGLLNSQRAGMGGQMQSIMVQYPQMPSYQVPVGNENQQVVQQQYQQQVMVPVSQSVQGPMPVYYSVITPTQQNSTSPSVGYLQPPNSEQYQITQSPSPCNPQQLQQQYSGVPPPGPGVMVMQLSVPNGPQPSQNPPLVQWNPCKYYSIEQRPSKPGELYKPDNTPQASTQLTSPLASPTQSPTPSPSGSVSSVCPGLGPLPLISQFPRPGGPAQGDGRYSLLGQPLQYSLCPPPLMHGQSSYSSHQGQGVMKHGARGKKQTLKSASTDLGTTDVVVSRVLEVTDLPEGISRPEAEKLFNQLSMCGAKIQWLKEPQGGRGGGCGPCHGAGPAGLVAGMGAKGDGNDPAHLYTVVAVFPSTMAAQSASFKLNNSGASLFKLRAAKKNYDLRVLERASSQ comes from the exons TCTAATGCCAAACTGAAGCTGGTTCGGAGTCTGGCAGTGTGTGAGGAGTCCTCTGGTCCGTTCTCCAATGATGGACCTCCAGAATCG GAGATCATCCAGCTTCACATCAGCTGTCCGTCAGacaaggaagaggagaagtCTTCAAAGGACGAGTATGAaaatgaggagaaggagaagaaggacaaggcTCCGCGAAAGATGTTGTCACGTG ACTCCAGTCAGGAATACACTGACTCCACGGGCATCGACGTTCATGAGTTTCTGGTCaacacactgaaaaacaatCCCAG GGATCGAATGATGCTTCTCAAACTAGAACAAGATATCCTGGAGTTCATTAATGACGATAA TAACCAGTACAAGAAGTTTCCACAGATGACGTCTTATCACCGTATGCTGCTGCATCGTGTGGCTGCCTACTTTGGCATGGACCACAATGTAGATCAGACAGGCAAGGCTGTCATCATCAACAAGACGGGCAACACACGCAT CCCAGAACAAAGGTTCTCTGAACACATCAAGGATGAACGCAACATGGACTTTCAGAAGAAATTCATCCTCAAGAGAGATGATGCCAGCATGGACAAGGATGACAATCAG ATCCGTGTGCCGCTGCAGGATGGCCGACGTAGCAAGTCCATTGAAGAGCGAGAGGAAGAGTATCAGCGGGTACGAGACCGGATATTTGCCCGAGAA GTGTCCTTTTTCTTACAGTCCTCTCAAAATGGATACATCAACGACAACAG AGGGAACCGCGAGAGCTCCAGCCGGGCGTCTAGCAGTCGTCAAAGCAGCACAGACAGTGACATGAAGTGCCTGGAGCCACGACCCTGGAGCAGCACCGACTCAGACAGCTCCAACCGCACCCTCCGGCCACCCGTCACTAAGGCTAGCAGCTTCTCTGGCATCTCCATCCTTACCAGAGGGGATAGCCTCGGCAGCAACAAAGGCTCACAGGGAAGCTGCAAAGGCTCTCGCTCTG GCCTGCCTCTAGTCAGTCCTGATGTGTGTCCCCCACCTGCAGCCTCCCAGTCAAGCCGTAGTCTTCTTCCCTGCCCATCGCAACAGCCACAGCCCCAGGTTCCACCTCAGACTGCCCTGCTGCCCACTCCACAGCAACACCCCATGGGAAACCACATGATTGCTCAG GGAGAAGAGCTGGCGCCCCAGTTCACCCAGATGACGCTGAGTCGGCAGGGCTCCAGTGAGAACCCTGAGCCTCCACCCATGTATCAGGCTCCTCCCACAGTGCTGTCCCAGCACCCACCTCCTCAGACCAGCTACATCATGGCTACCACCGGTCAGCCTATGCCGCCTCCGTCCGGTTACCAGCCTGCCACTGGACACCCccatcctccacctccaccgccTCCTCCATCCCAGCCTGTCATGCAGGCCCCACCACCCCCACAAGGCTACATGCAGCCCCCTCCACCTCAACAG ATACAGGTGTCCTACTATCCTCCGGGTCAGTATCCCAGCTCTGGCCAGCAGTACCGTGTCACCCAGCCCATGTCCCACCAGGTGTCTTATCCGGCCCAGCGCACACAACCCATGCCTCAGCCCACACAGCAGTCAG GTCTCCAGACGATGATGCCCAGCCAGCAGCCGAGCTACCAGGGCATGATGGGTGTGCAGCAGCCCCAAAACACCGGTCTGCTCAACTCCCAGAGGGCAGGCATGGGAGGACAAATGCAAAGCATAATGGTTCAGTACCCGCAGATGCCATCATATCAG gttcCAGTGGGAAATGAAAATCAGCAGGTGGTGCAGCAGCAGTACCAGCAGCAGGTGATGGTGCCAGTCAGCCAGTCTGTCCAGGGGCCCATGCCTGTCTACTACAGTGTTATCACACCCACACAGCAGAATAGCACAAG CCCGTCGGTCGGTTACCTGCAGCCCCCCAACTCTGAGCAGTACCAGATCACACAGTCGCCGTCCCCTTGCAACCCTCAACAGTTGCAGCAGCAATATTCAG GAGTACCGCCTCCTGGGCCCGGGGTGATGGTCATGCAGCTCAGCGTCCCCAATGGACCACAGCCTTCCCAGAACCCCCCTCTGGTCCAGTGGAACCCATGCAAGTACTACAGCATAGAGCAGAGGCCCAGCAAGCCAGGGGAGCTGTACAAACCGGACAACACTCCACAG gCCAGCACTCAGCTGACGAGTCCCCTGGCCTCCCCCACTCAGTCTCCCACCCCGTCTCCCTCCGGTAGCGTCAGCAGCGTCTGTCCAGGCCTGGGACCATTACCCCTCATTTCCCAGTTTCCTCGACCAGGAGGACCAGCTCAAg GTGACGGGCGCTACTCTCTGTTGGGGCAGCCGCTCCAGTACAGCCTGTGTCCTCCTCCCCTAATGCATGGCCAGTCCTCCTACAGCTCCCATCAG ggcCAAGGAGTAATGAAACACGGGGCACgtgggaaaaaacaaacactcaaaTCTGCATCGACAGATCTCGGCACGACTGATGTTG tGGTGAGTCGAGTACTCGAGGTGACCGACCTGCCAGAGGGCATTTCACGTCCGGAGGCCGAAAAGCTCTTCAACCAGCTGTCGATGTGCGGCGCCAAGATCCAGTGGCTGAAGGAGCCCCAGGGAGGCCGAGGAGGAGGCTGCGGTCCCTGTCATGGCGCGGGGCCCGCCGGGCTCGTGGCCGGCATGGGAGCGAAGGGCGACGGCAACGACCCGGCTCACCTCTACACAGTGGTGGCCGTGTTCCCCAGCACCATGGCCGCCCAGAGCGCTTCCTTCAAACTTAACAACAGCGGGGCCAGCCTCTTCAAACTGAGGGCCGCCAAAAAGAACTATGACCTGCGCGTGCTGGAGAGAGCCAGTTCTCagtga
- the LOC129105265 gene encoding R3H domain-containing protein 2 isoform X1, which translates to MSVSLTTDIQQEGESGPLIEPCSRGKASPQPQCTKEGTGEGLEPEDSSPQDTQKRAPNHSHGRKRAKSNAKLKLVRSLAVCEESSGPFSNDGPPESEIIQLHISCPSDKEEEKSSKDEYENEEKEKKDKAPRKMLSRDSSQEYTDSTGIDVHEFLVNTLKNNPRDRMMLLKLEQDILEFINDDNNQYKKFPQMTSYHRMLLHRVAAYFGMDHNVDQTGKAVIINKTGNTRIPEQRFSEHIKDERNMDFQKKFILKRDDASMDKDDNQIRVPLQDGRRSKSIEEREEEYQRVRDRIFAREVSFFLQSSQNGYINDNRGNRESSSRASSSRQSSTDSDMKCLEPRPWSSTDSDSSNRTLRPPVTKASSFSGISILTRGDSLGSNKGSQGSCKGSRSGLPLVSPDVCPPPAASQSSRSLLPCPSQQPQPQVPPQTALLPTPQQHPMGNHMIAQPVASLQPSQPVSYSSPSCPQVLLPVSPPQQYTMGEELAPQFTQMTLSRQGSSENPEPPPMYQAPPTVLSQHPPPQTSYIMATTGQPMPPPSGYQPATGHPHPPPPPPPPSQPVMQAPPPPQGYMQPPPPQQIQVSYYPPGQYPSSGQQYRVTQPMSHQVSYPAQRTQPMPQPTQQSGLQTMMPSQQPSYQGMMGVQQPQNTGLLNSQRAGMGGQMQSIMVQYPQMPSYQVPVGNENQQVVQQQYQQQVMVPVSQSVQGPMPVYYSVITPTQQNSTSPSVGYLQPPNSEQYQITQSPSPCNPQQLQQQYSGVPPPGPGVMVMQLSVPNGPQPSQNPPLVQWNPCKYYSIEQRPSKPGELYKPDNTPQASTQLTSPLASPTQSPTPSPSGSVSSVCPGLGPLPLISQFPRPGGPAQGDGRYSLLGQPLQYSLCPPPLMHGQSSYSSHQGQGVMKHGARGKKQTLKSASTDLGTTDVVVSRVLEVTDLPEGISRPEAEKLFNQLSMCGAKIQWLKEPQGGRGGGCGPCHGAGPAGLVAGMGAKGDGNDPAHLYTVVAVFPSTMAAQSASFKLNNSGASLFKLRAAKKNYDLRVLERASSQ; encoded by the exons TCTAATGCCAAACTGAAGCTGGTTCGGAGTCTGGCAGTGTGTGAGGAGTCCTCTGGTCCGTTCTCCAATGATGGACCTCCAGAATCG GAGATCATCCAGCTTCACATCAGCTGTCCGTCAGacaaggaagaggagaagtCTTCAAAGGACGAGTATGAaaatgaggagaaggagaagaaggacaaggcTCCGCGAAAGATGTTGTCACGTG ACTCCAGTCAGGAATACACTGACTCCACGGGCATCGACGTTCATGAGTTTCTGGTCaacacactgaaaaacaatCCCAG GGATCGAATGATGCTTCTCAAACTAGAACAAGATATCCTGGAGTTCATTAATGACGATAA TAACCAGTACAAGAAGTTTCCACAGATGACGTCTTATCACCGTATGCTGCTGCATCGTGTGGCTGCCTACTTTGGCATGGACCACAATGTAGATCAGACAGGCAAGGCTGTCATCATCAACAAGACGGGCAACACACGCAT CCCAGAACAAAGGTTCTCTGAACACATCAAGGATGAACGCAACATGGACTTTCAGAAGAAATTCATCCTCAAGAGAGATGATGCCAGCATGGACAAGGATGACAATCAG ATCCGTGTGCCGCTGCAGGATGGCCGACGTAGCAAGTCCATTGAAGAGCGAGAGGAAGAGTATCAGCGGGTACGAGACCGGATATTTGCCCGAGAA GTGTCCTTTTTCTTACAGTCCTCTCAAAATGGATACATCAACGACAACAG AGGGAACCGCGAGAGCTCCAGCCGGGCGTCTAGCAGTCGTCAAAGCAGCACAGACAGTGACATGAAGTGCCTGGAGCCACGACCCTGGAGCAGCACCGACTCAGACAGCTCCAACCGCACCCTCCGGCCACCCGTCACTAAGGCTAGCAGCTTCTCTGGCATCTCCATCCTTACCAGAGGGGATAGCCTCGGCAGCAACAAAGGCTCACAGGGAAGCTGCAAAGGCTCTCGCTCTG GCCTGCCTCTAGTCAGTCCTGATGTGTGTCCCCCACCTGCAGCCTCCCAGTCAAGCCGTAGTCTTCTTCCCTGCCCATCGCAACAGCCACAGCCCCAGGTTCCACCTCAGACTGCCCTGCTGCCCACTCCACAGCAACACCCCATGGGAAACCACATGATTGCTCAG CCAGTGGCGTCTCTGCAGCCCTCTCAGCCTGTCTCCTACTCCAGCCCTTCCTGCCCCCAGGTTCTCCTGCCAGTTTCTCCTCCCCAGCAGTACACAATG GGAGAAGAGCTGGCGCCCCAGTTCACCCAGATGACGCTGAGTCGGCAGGGCTCCAGTGAGAACCCTGAGCCTCCACCCATGTATCAGGCTCCTCCCACAGTGCTGTCCCAGCACCCACCTCCTCAGACCAGCTACATCATGGCTACCACCGGTCAGCCTATGCCGCCTCCGTCCGGTTACCAGCCTGCCACTGGACACCCccatcctccacctccaccgccTCCTCCATCCCAGCCTGTCATGCAGGCCCCACCACCCCCACAAGGCTACATGCAGCCCCCTCCACCTCAACAG ATACAGGTGTCCTACTATCCTCCGGGTCAGTATCCCAGCTCTGGCCAGCAGTACCGTGTCACCCAGCCCATGTCCCACCAGGTGTCTTATCCGGCCCAGCGCACACAACCCATGCCTCAGCCCACACAGCAGTCAG GTCTCCAGACGATGATGCCCAGCCAGCAGCCGAGCTACCAGGGCATGATGGGTGTGCAGCAGCCCCAAAACACCGGTCTGCTCAACTCCCAGAGGGCAGGCATGGGAGGACAAATGCAAAGCATAATGGTTCAGTACCCGCAGATGCCATCATATCAG gttcCAGTGGGAAATGAAAATCAGCAGGTGGTGCAGCAGCAGTACCAGCAGCAGGTGATGGTGCCAGTCAGCCAGTCTGTCCAGGGGCCCATGCCTGTCTACTACAGTGTTATCACACCCACACAGCAGAATAGCACAAG CCCGTCGGTCGGTTACCTGCAGCCCCCCAACTCTGAGCAGTACCAGATCACACAGTCGCCGTCCCCTTGCAACCCTCAACAGTTGCAGCAGCAATATTCAG GAGTACCGCCTCCTGGGCCCGGGGTGATGGTCATGCAGCTCAGCGTCCCCAATGGACCACAGCCTTCCCAGAACCCCCCTCTGGTCCAGTGGAACCCATGCAAGTACTACAGCATAGAGCAGAGGCCCAGCAAGCCAGGGGAGCTGTACAAACCGGACAACACTCCACAG gCCAGCACTCAGCTGACGAGTCCCCTGGCCTCCCCCACTCAGTCTCCCACCCCGTCTCCCTCCGGTAGCGTCAGCAGCGTCTGTCCAGGCCTGGGACCATTACCCCTCATTTCCCAGTTTCCTCGACCAGGAGGACCAGCTCAAg GTGACGGGCGCTACTCTCTGTTGGGGCAGCCGCTCCAGTACAGCCTGTGTCCTCCTCCCCTAATGCATGGCCAGTCCTCCTACAGCTCCCATCAG ggcCAAGGAGTAATGAAACACGGGGCACgtgggaaaaaacaaacactcaaaTCTGCATCGACAGATCTCGGCACGACTGATGTTG tGGTGAGTCGAGTACTCGAGGTGACCGACCTGCCAGAGGGCATTTCACGTCCGGAGGCCGAAAAGCTCTTCAACCAGCTGTCGATGTGCGGCGCCAAGATCCAGTGGCTGAAGGAGCCCCAGGGAGGCCGAGGAGGAGGCTGCGGTCCCTGTCATGGCGCGGGGCCCGCCGGGCTCGTGGCCGGCATGGGAGCGAAGGGCGACGGCAACGACCCGGCTCACCTCTACACAGTGGTGGCCGTGTTCCCCAGCACCATGGCCGCCCAGAGCGCTTCCTTCAAACTTAACAACAGCGGGGCCAGCCTCTTCAAACTGAGGGCCGCCAAAAAGAACTATGACCTGCGCGTGCTGGAGAGAGCCAGTTCTCagtga
- the LOC129105265 gene encoding R3H domain-containing protein 2 isoform X2, producing the protein MSVSLTTDIQQEGESGPLIEPCSRGKASPQPQCTKEGTGEGLEPEDSSPQDTQKRAPNHSHGRKRAKSNAKLKLVRSLAVCEESSGPFSNDGPPESEIIQLHISCPSDKEEEKSSKDEYENEEKEKKDKAPRKMLSRDSSQEYTDSTGIDVHEFLVNTLKNNPRDRMMLLKLEQDILEFINDDNNQYKKFPQMTSYHRMLLHRVAAYFGMDHNVDQTGKAVIINKTGNTRIPEQRFSEHIKDERNMDFQKKFILKRDDASMDKDDNQIRVPLQDGRRSKSIEEREEEYQRVRDRIFARESSQNGYINDNRGNRESSSRASSSRQSSTDSDMKCLEPRPWSSTDSDSSNRTLRPPVTKASSFSGISILTRGDSLGSNKGSQGSCKGSRSGLPLVSPDVCPPPAASQSSRSLLPCPSQQPQPQVPPQTALLPTPQQHPMGNHMIAQPVASLQPSQPVSYSSPSCPQVLLPVSPPQQYTMGEELAPQFTQMTLSRQGSSENPEPPPMYQAPPTVLSQHPPPQTSYIMATTGQPMPPPSGYQPATGHPHPPPPPPPPSQPVMQAPPPPQGYMQPPPPQQIQVSYYPPGQYPSSGQQYRVTQPMSHQVSYPAQRTQPMPQPTQQSGLQTMMPSQQPSYQGMMGVQQPQNTGLLNSQRAGMGGQMQSIMVQYPQMPSYQVPVGNENQQVVQQQYQQQVMVPVSQSVQGPMPVYYSVITPTQQNSTSPSVGYLQPPNSEQYQITQSPSPCNPQQLQQQYSGVPPPGPGVMVMQLSVPNGPQPSQNPPLVQWNPCKYYSIEQRPSKPGELYKPDNTPQASTQLTSPLASPTQSPTPSPSGSVSSVCPGLGPLPLISQFPRPGGPAQGDGRYSLLGQPLQYSLCPPPLMHGQSSYSSHQGQGVMKHGARGKKQTLKSASTDLGTTDVVVSRVLEVTDLPEGISRPEAEKLFNQLSMCGAKIQWLKEPQGGRGGGCGPCHGAGPAGLVAGMGAKGDGNDPAHLYTVVAVFPSTMAAQSASFKLNNSGASLFKLRAAKKNYDLRVLERASSQ; encoded by the exons TCTAATGCCAAACTGAAGCTGGTTCGGAGTCTGGCAGTGTGTGAGGAGTCCTCTGGTCCGTTCTCCAATGATGGACCTCCAGAATCG GAGATCATCCAGCTTCACATCAGCTGTCCGTCAGacaaggaagaggagaagtCTTCAAAGGACGAGTATGAaaatgaggagaaggagaagaaggacaaggcTCCGCGAAAGATGTTGTCACGTG ACTCCAGTCAGGAATACACTGACTCCACGGGCATCGACGTTCATGAGTTTCTGGTCaacacactgaaaaacaatCCCAG GGATCGAATGATGCTTCTCAAACTAGAACAAGATATCCTGGAGTTCATTAATGACGATAA TAACCAGTACAAGAAGTTTCCACAGATGACGTCTTATCACCGTATGCTGCTGCATCGTGTGGCTGCCTACTTTGGCATGGACCACAATGTAGATCAGACAGGCAAGGCTGTCATCATCAACAAGACGGGCAACACACGCAT CCCAGAACAAAGGTTCTCTGAACACATCAAGGATGAACGCAACATGGACTTTCAGAAGAAATTCATCCTCAAGAGAGATGATGCCAGCATGGACAAGGATGACAATCAG ATCCGTGTGCCGCTGCAGGATGGCCGACGTAGCAAGTCCATTGAAGAGCGAGAGGAAGAGTATCAGCGGGTACGAGACCGGATATTTGCCCGAGAA TCCTCTCAAAATGGATACATCAACGACAACAG AGGGAACCGCGAGAGCTCCAGCCGGGCGTCTAGCAGTCGTCAAAGCAGCACAGACAGTGACATGAAGTGCCTGGAGCCACGACCCTGGAGCAGCACCGACTCAGACAGCTCCAACCGCACCCTCCGGCCACCCGTCACTAAGGCTAGCAGCTTCTCTGGCATCTCCATCCTTACCAGAGGGGATAGCCTCGGCAGCAACAAAGGCTCACAGGGAAGCTGCAAAGGCTCTCGCTCTG GCCTGCCTCTAGTCAGTCCTGATGTGTGTCCCCCACCTGCAGCCTCCCAGTCAAGCCGTAGTCTTCTTCCCTGCCCATCGCAACAGCCACAGCCCCAGGTTCCACCTCAGACTGCCCTGCTGCCCACTCCACAGCAACACCCCATGGGAAACCACATGATTGCTCAG CCAGTGGCGTCTCTGCAGCCCTCTCAGCCTGTCTCCTACTCCAGCCCTTCCTGCCCCCAGGTTCTCCTGCCAGTTTCTCCTCCCCAGCAGTACACAATG GGAGAAGAGCTGGCGCCCCAGTTCACCCAGATGACGCTGAGTCGGCAGGGCTCCAGTGAGAACCCTGAGCCTCCACCCATGTATCAGGCTCCTCCCACAGTGCTGTCCCAGCACCCACCTCCTCAGACCAGCTACATCATGGCTACCACCGGTCAGCCTATGCCGCCTCCGTCCGGTTACCAGCCTGCCACTGGACACCCccatcctccacctccaccgccTCCTCCATCCCAGCCTGTCATGCAGGCCCCACCACCCCCACAAGGCTACATGCAGCCCCCTCCACCTCAACAG ATACAGGTGTCCTACTATCCTCCGGGTCAGTATCCCAGCTCTGGCCAGCAGTACCGTGTCACCCAGCCCATGTCCCACCAGGTGTCTTATCCGGCCCAGCGCACACAACCCATGCCTCAGCCCACACAGCAGTCAG GTCTCCAGACGATGATGCCCAGCCAGCAGCCGAGCTACCAGGGCATGATGGGTGTGCAGCAGCCCCAAAACACCGGTCTGCTCAACTCCCAGAGGGCAGGCATGGGAGGACAAATGCAAAGCATAATGGTTCAGTACCCGCAGATGCCATCATATCAG gttcCAGTGGGAAATGAAAATCAGCAGGTGGTGCAGCAGCAGTACCAGCAGCAGGTGATGGTGCCAGTCAGCCAGTCTGTCCAGGGGCCCATGCCTGTCTACTACAGTGTTATCACACCCACACAGCAGAATAGCACAAG CCCGTCGGTCGGTTACCTGCAGCCCCCCAACTCTGAGCAGTACCAGATCACACAGTCGCCGTCCCCTTGCAACCCTCAACAGTTGCAGCAGCAATATTCAG GAGTACCGCCTCCTGGGCCCGGGGTGATGGTCATGCAGCTCAGCGTCCCCAATGGACCACAGCCTTCCCAGAACCCCCCTCTGGTCCAGTGGAACCCATGCAAGTACTACAGCATAGAGCAGAGGCCCAGCAAGCCAGGGGAGCTGTACAAACCGGACAACACTCCACAG gCCAGCACTCAGCTGACGAGTCCCCTGGCCTCCCCCACTCAGTCTCCCACCCCGTCTCCCTCCGGTAGCGTCAGCAGCGTCTGTCCAGGCCTGGGACCATTACCCCTCATTTCCCAGTTTCCTCGACCAGGAGGACCAGCTCAAg GTGACGGGCGCTACTCTCTGTTGGGGCAGCCGCTCCAGTACAGCCTGTGTCCTCCTCCCCTAATGCATGGCCAGTCCTCCTACAGCTCCCATCAG ggcCAAGGAGTAATGAAACACGGGGCACgtgggaaaaaacaaacactcaaaTCTGCATCGACAGATCTCGGCACGACTGATGTTG tGGTGAGTCGAGTACTCGAGGTGACCGACCTGCCAGAGGGCATTTCACGTCCGGAGGCCGAAAAGCTCTTCAACCAGCTGTCGATGTGCGGCGCCAAGATCCAGTGGCTGAAGGAGCCCCAGGGAGGCCGAGGAGGAGGCTGCGGTCCCTGTCATGGCGCGGGGCCCGCCGGGCTCGTGGCCGGCATGGGAGCGAAGGGCGACGGCAACGACCCGGCTCACCTCTACACAGTGGTGGCCGTGTTCCCCAGCACCATGGCCGCCCAGAGCGCTTCCTTCAAACTTAACAACAGCGGGGCCAGCCTCTTCAAACTGAGGGCCGCCAAAAAGAACTATGACCTGCGCGTGCTGGAGAGAGCCAGTTCTCagtga